The Rosa chinensis cultivar Old Blush unplaced genomic scaffold, RchiOBHm-V2 RchiOBHmChr0c11, whole genome shotgun sequence DNA window GAAACAAAGTGTTGGAGTCCCCCATTCTGCTCCCCCATTCGTTGTCGCTTAGCTTGAGGTTGCTCCTTGTTTGTGTTGTCTCCATCATCACAGGCATAATTGTTTTCAAGAACGTCTTCCTCTTCACGTTGTTTTCTCCTCTTTTTGATCTTGGCTTTGGGTTCACCATTTTTCGTAGCAGACAAAGAACATAGTCTtccaccttttgtttcttgtctCTGAGTGATGGATCAAGGTAGAATTCATACAATATCCAACAACCGTTGTGCTCCGATGCTTGGTTCTTGTAAGTAAGTCTTTTCTTCAAGCCAACCACACGACTAGTCTCCAGAGATTTTACTGGCTTGCCGGAGTCGTCGCCCTTCCAGGTGCCATTGCCAACGGTCCGGTGTATGCGTGTGTCTGTGGAACTCATCGTCTTGTGTTGGGTGAAGAAGTAGATGTCCTTGTTGAGCCTCAAGTCGTT harbors:
- the LOC112181228 gene encoding NAC domain-containing protein 83-like, producing the protein MQQQFAVEESRGNDQLPGERFCPMEDELVLFYLKPMLSGEMVPGRNRVVFDCDLYGHQEPWEIWEAYKTRRPNDLRLNKDIYFFTQHKTMSSTDTRIHRTVGNGTWKGDDSGKPVKSLETSRVVGLKKRLTYKNQASEHNGCWILYEFYLDPSLRDKKQKVEDYVLCLLRKMVNPKPRSKRGENNVKRKTFLKTIMPVMMETTQTRSNLKLSDNEWGSRMGDSNTLFPRFNQATIMECLFHYRRKISSGRKCYNKWVLETIMEYRRKIFCG